The proteins below are encoded in one region of Homo sapiens chromosome 8, GRCh38.p14 Primary Assembly:
- the IKBKB gene encoding inhibitor of nuclear factor kappa-B kinase subunit beta isoform X8: MLRKLARHQYELVTFPDNADMWGLGNERAPWDRGIWKCHPMAQSASALRYLHENRIIHRDLKPENIVLQQGEQRLIHKIIDLGYAKELDQGSLCTSFVGTLQYLAPELLEQQKYTVTVDYWSFGTLAFECITGFRPFLPNWQPVQWHSKVRQKSEVDIVVSEDLNGTVKFSSSLPYPNNLNSVLAERLEKWLQLMLMWHPRQRGTDPTYGPNGCFKALDDILNLKLVHILNMVTGTIHTYPVTEDESLQSLKARIQQDTGIPEEDQELLQEAGLALIPDKPATQCISDGKLNEGHTLDMDLVFLFDNSKITYETQISPRPQPESVSCILQEPKRNLAFFQLRKVWGQVWHSIQTLKEDCNRLQQGQRAAMMNLLRNNSCLSKMKNSMASMSQQLKAKLDFFKTSIQIDLEKYSEQTEFGITSDKLLLAWREMEQAVELCGRENEVKLLVERMMALQTDIVDLQRSPMGRKQGGTLDDLEEQARELYRRLREKPRDQRTEGDSQEMVRLLLQAIQSFEKKVRVIYTQLSKTVVCKQKALELLPKVEEVVSLMNEDEKTVVRLQEKRQKELWNLLKIACSKVRGPVSGSPDSMNASRLSQPGQLMSQPSTASNSLPEPAKKSEELVAEAHNLCTLLENAIQDTVREQDQSFTALDWSWLQTEEEEHSCLEQAS; encoded by the exons cctctgcgcTTAGATACCTTCATGAAAACAGAATCATCCATCGGGATCTAAAGCCAGAAAACATCGTCCTGCAGCAAGGAGAACAGAGG TTAATACACAAAATTATTGACCTAGGATATGCCAAGGAGCTGGATCAGGGCAGTCTTTGCACATCATTCGTGGGGACCCTGCAGTACCTG GCCCCAGAGCTACTGGAGCAGCAGAAGTACACAGTGACCGTCGACTACTGGAGCTTCGGCACCCTGGCCTTTGAGTGCATCACGGGCTTCCGGCCCTTCCTCCCCAACTGGCAGCCCGTGCAGTG GCATTCAAAAGTGCGGCAGAAGAGTGAGGTGGACATTGTTGTTAGCGAAGACTTGAATGGAACGGTgaagttttcaagctctttaccCTACCCCAATAATCTTAACAG TGTCCTGGCTGAGCGACTGGAGAAGTGGCTGCAACTGATGCTGATGTGGCACCCCCGACAGAGGGGCACGGATCCCACGTATGGGCCCAATGGCTGCTTCAAGGCCCTGGATGACATCTTAAACTTAAAG CTGGTTCATATCTTGAACATGGTCACGGGCACCATCCACACCTACCCTGTGACAGAGGATGAGAGTCTGCAGAGCTTGAAGGCCAGAATCCAACAGGACACGGGCATCCCAGAGGAGGACCAGGAGCTGCTGCAGGAAGCGGGCCTGGCGTTGATCCCCGATAAGCCTGCCACTCAGTGTATTTCAGACGGCAAG TTAAATGAGGGCCACACATTGGACATggatcttgtttttctctttgacaACAGTAAAATCACCTATGAGACTCAGATCTCCCCACGGCCCCAACCTGAAAGTGTCAGCTGTATCC tTCAAGAGCCCAAGAGGAATCTCGCCTTCTTCCAGCTGAGGAAGGTGTGGGGCCAGGTCTGGCACAGCATCCAGACCCTGAAGGAAGATTGCAACCGGCTGCAGCAGGGACAGCGAGCCGCCAT GATGAATCTCCTCCGAAACAACAGCTGCCTCTCCAAAATGAAGAATTCCATGGCTTCCATGTCTCAGCAGCTCAAGGCCAAGTTGGATTTCTTCAAAACCAGCATCCAGATTGACCTGGAGAAGTACAGCGAGCAAACCGAGTTTGGGATCA catcAGATAAACTGCTGCTGGCCTGGAGGGAAATGGAGCAGGCTGTGGAGCTCTGTGGGCGG GAGAACGAAGTGAAACTCCTGGTAGAACGGATGATGGCTCTGCAGACCGACATTGTGGACTTACAGAGGAGCCCCATGGGCCGGAAGCAGGGGGGAACGCTGGACGACCT agaGGAGCAAGCAAGGGAGCTGTACAGGAGACTAAGGGAAAAACCTCGAG ACCAGCGAACTGAGGGTGACAGTCAGGAAATGGTACGGCTGCTGCTTCAGGCAATTCAGAGCTTCGAGAAGAAAGTGCGAGTGATCTATACGCAGCTCAG TAAAACTGTGGTTTGCAAGCAGAAGGCGCTGGAACTGTTGCCCAAGGTGGAAGAGGTGGTGAGCTTAATGAATGAGGATGAGAAGACTGTTGTCCGGCTGCAGGAGAAGCGGCAGAAGGAGCTCTGGAATCTCCTGAAGATTGCTTGT AGCAAGGTCCGTGGTCCTGTCAGTGGAAGCCCGGATAGCATGAATGCCTCTCGACTtagccagcctgggcagctgatgTCTCAGCCCTCCACGGCCTCCAACAGCTTACCTGAGCCAGCCAAGAAGAG TGAAGAACTGGTGGCTGAAGCACATAACCTCTGCACCCTGCTAGAAAATGCCATACAGGACACTGTGAGGGAACAAGACCAGAGTTTCACG GCCCTAGACTGGAGCTGGTTACAGACGGAAGAAGAAGAGCACAGCTGCCTGGAGCAGGCCTCATGA
- the IKBKB gene encoding inhibitor of nuclear factor kappa-B kinase subunit beta isoform X9, with translation MPRSWIRAVFAHHSWGPCSTWHSKVRQKSEVDIVVSEDLNGTVKFSSSLPYPNNLNSVLAERLEKWLQLMLMWHPRQRGTDPTYGPNGCFKALDDILNLKLVHILNMVTGTIHTYPVTEDESLQSLKARIQQDTGIPEEDQELLQEAGLALIPDKPATQCISDGKLNEGHTLDMDLVFLFDNSKITYETQISPRPQPESVSCILQEPKRNLAFFQLRKVWGQVWHSIQTLKEDCNRLQQGQRAAMMNLLRNNSCLSKMKNSMASMSQQLKAKLDFFKTSIQIDLEKYSEQTEFGITSDKLLLAWREMEQAVELCGRENEVKLLVERMMALQTDIVDLQRSPMGRKQGGTLDDLEEQARELYRRLREKPRDQRTEGDSQEMVRLLLQAIQSFEKKVRVIYTQLSKTVVCKQKALELLPKVEEVVSLMNEDEKTVVRLQEKRQKELWNLLKIACSKVRGPVSGSPDSMNASRLSQPGQLMSQPSTASNSLPEPAKKSEELVAEAHNLCTLLENAIQDTVREQDQSFTVTACVRLLRFHVLSFYGKIEEKMEMQSGIILNLSVCLFACLFVTGSLSLTQAGVQWHDLGSLQPPLPGFK, from the exons ATGCCAAGGAGCTGGATCAGGGCAGTCTTTGCACATCATTCGTGGGGACCCTGCAGTACCTG GCATTCAAAAGTGCGGCAGAAGAGTGAGGTGGACATTGTTGTTAGCGAAGACTTGAATGGAACGGTgaagttttcaagctctttaccCTACCCCAATAATCTTAACAG TGTCCTGGCTGAGCGACTGGAGAAGTGGCTGCAACTGATGCTGATGTGGCACCCCCGACAGAGGGGCACGGATCCCACGTATGGGCCCAATGGCTGCTTCAAGGCCCTGGATGACATCTTAAACTTAAAG CTGGTTCATATCTTGAACATGGTCACGGGCACCATCCACACCTACCCTGTGACAGAGGATGAGAGTCTGCAGAGCTTGAAGGCCAGAATCCAACAGGACACGGGCATCCCAGAGGAGGACCAGGAGCTGCTGCAGGAAGCGGGCCTGGCGTTGATCCCCGATAAGCCTGCCACTCAGTGTATTTCAGACGGCAAG TTAAATGAGGGCCACACATTGGACATggatcttgtttttctctttgacaACAGTAAAATCACCTATGAGACTCAGATCTCCCCACGGCCCCAACCTGAAAGTGTCAGCTGTATCC tTCAAGAGCCCAAGAGGAATCTCGCCTTCTTCCAGCTGAGGAAGGTGTGGGGCCAGGTCTGGCACAGCATCCAGACCCTGAAGGAAGATTGCAACCGGCTGCAGCAGGGACAGCGAGCCGCCAT GATGAATCTCCTCCGAAACAACAGCTGCCTCTCCAAAATGAAGAATTCCATGGCTTCCATGTCTCAGCAGCTCAAGGCCAAGTTGGATTTCTTCAAAACCAGCATCCAGATTGACCTGGAGAAGTACAGCGAGCAAACCGAGTTTGGGATCA catcAGATAAACTGCTGCTGGCCTGGAGGGAAATGGAGCAGGCTGTGGAGCTCTGTGGGCGG GAGAACGAAGTGAAACTCCTGGTAGAACGGATGATGGCTCTGCAGACCGACATTGTGGACTTACAGAGGAGCCCCATGGGCCGGAAGCAGGGGGGAACGCTGGACGACCT agaGGAGCAAGCAAGGGAGCTGTACAGGAGACTAAGGGAAAAACCTCGAG ACCAGCGAACTGAGGGTGACAGTCAGGAAATGGTACGGCTGCTGCTTCAGGCAATTCAGAGCTTCGAGAAGAAAGTGCGAGTGATCTATACGCAGCTCAG TAAAACTGTGGTTTGCAAGCAGAAGGCGCTGGAACTGTTGCCCAAGGTGGAAGAGGTGGTGAGCTTAATGAATGAGGATGAGAAGACTGTTGTCCGGCTGCAGGAGAAGCGGCAGAAGGAGCTCTGGAATCTCCTGAAGATTGCTTGT AGCAAGGTCCGTGGTCCTGTCAGTGGAAGCCCGGATAGCATGAATGCCTCTCGACTtagccagcctgggcagctgatgTCTCAGCCCTCCACGGCCTCCAACAGCTTACCTGAGCCAGCCAAGAAGAG TGAAGAACTGGTGGCTGAAGCACATAACCTCTGCACCCTGCTAGAAAATGCCATACAGGACACTGTGAGGGAACAAGACCAGAGTTTCACGGTAACAGCTTGTGTGAGACTCCTGCGATTCCATGTCCTTTCTTTCTATGgcaaaatagaagagaaaatggaaatgcaaTCTGGCATTATCCTCAACctcagtgtttgtttgtttgcttgtttatttgtgacagggtctctctctctcacccaggctggagtgcagtggcatgatcttggctcactgcaacctccgcttcccgggttcaagtga